One part of the Trypanosoma brucei brucei TREU927 chromosome 4, complete sequence genome encodes these proteins:
- a CDS encoding protein phosphatase 2C, putative (similar to Ca(2+)/calmodulin-dependent protein kinase phosphatase (EC 3.1.3.16)(CaM-kinase phosphatase) (CaMKPase) (Partner of PIX 2) (hFEM-2)(Protein phosphatase 1F). (Swiss-Prot:P49593) [Homo sapiens;]), with translation MHQHGKTSGTDGSGATVSQSSSGFMETPWRIFEYGVASEQGSRKTMEDQHAMVAESFPFFAVYDGHGGTQCAEFLRDNLHTFIFGQPEIETDPERATRAGIAEAENAFLTKCADEKIESGSTCAVALVVDDTLIAGNVGDSEIVLCRAGAPIVLSTKHSIQDNVSEGERVKACGGRIISNRVGHPKFNPQLLSLAITRAIGDAGFKLREFTDGKPSGVIADAETRSTRLTDDDKFLIIGCDGLWDVMSYEAAVQLCSRLASEGETPKAIAGSLCQEALRQGSTDNVTCIYINIRAKSSAPGCGQLGSGDPLHNM, from the coding sequence ATGCATCAACACGGCAAGACATCGGGAACAGATGGTAGCGGGGCAACAGTTTCCCAGTCTTCCTCGGGTTTCATGGAGACTCCGTGGCGCATCTTTGAGTACGGTGTGGCATCGGAGCAGGGCTCCCGGAAGACGATGGAAGATCAACACGCCATGGTGGCAGAATCGTTTCCATTCTTTGCCGTTTACGATGGGCACGGCGGCACGCAATGCGCTGAATTTCTTCGGGACAATCTCCACACGTTCATTTTTGGCCAGCCGGAGATCGAGACCGACCCCGAGCGTGCAACACGTGCCGGGATAGCGGAGGCCGAAAATGCCTTCCTGACAAAGTGTGCTGATGAGAAAATTGAGTCGGGCAGTACTTGTGCTGTGGCCTTGGTAGTAGATGACACTCTGATCGCGGGGAATGTCGGCGACTCGGAGATAGTGCTGTGTCGTGCCGGCGCACCCATTGTTCTGTCAACAAAGCATAGCATTCAGGACAACGTGTCTGAGGGGGAGCGCGTGAAAGCCTGCGGTGGTAGGATAATAAGCAACCGTGTGGGGCACCCCAAATTTAACCCTCAGTTACTGAGCCTCGCCATCACACGTGCTATAGGTGATGCTGGTTTTAAGCTACGCGAATTCACTGATGGCAAACCGTCCGGCGTTATTGCCGACGCGGAGACACGATCCACAAGATTGACGGATGACGACAAGTTTCTGATCATTGGTTGCGACGGATTGTGGGATGTTATGTCGTACGAAGCGGCAGTGCAACTCTGCTCTCGCCTCGCCTCTGAGGGCGAAACCCCGAAGGCCATTGCTGGTAGTCTGTGTCAGGAGGCTTTAAGGCAAGGGAGTACAGATAATGTCACATGCATCTACATTAATATAAGAGCAAAGAGCTCAGCCCCGGGCTGTGGACAGCTCGGCAGTGGCGACCCTCTACACAATATGTAG